A window of the Rhodoferax sp. GW822-FHT02A01 genome harbors these coding sequences:
- a CDS encoding helix-turn-helix transcriptional regulator — MTRSDPRALLGAFIRAHRERLPVPAKVAGRRRTPGWRREELAEATGVGVTWITWLEQGRDVSASPAALARLSDALHLNPAERASLFDLAGRRDPTEPMQPHTELPAEVLTLPGLFQVPAYLLDHLWTARAWNAAASQLFIGWLDDGRDRNLLRFVFLSPEAQTLIADWAERAQRLVAEFRSDFSRRPRDAAMQALIDELSSNSPLFTRMWREQAVLHREGGERGFMAADGRRILYQQTTLLVASQTECKLVCLVPVAPT; from the coding sequence ATGACCCGATCTGACCCCCGTGCTTTGCTAGGCGCCTTCATTCGTGCACACCGTGAACGTCTGCCGGTTCCCGCCAAGGTGGCTGGGCGCAGGCGCACACCGGGCTGGCGACGGGAGGAGTTGGCCGAGGCCACCGGAGTGGGCGTGACCTGGATCACCTGGTTGGAGCAGGGGCGGGACGTGTCTGCATCGCCTGCGGCCCTGGCCCGGCTGTCCGACGCATTGCATCTGAACCCGGCAGAGCGCGCCTCCTTGTTTGATCTGGCGGGACGGCGCGACCCGACGGAGCCAATGCAACCGCATACTGAATTGCCCGCGGAGGTATTGACCTTGCCCGGTCTGTTCCAGGTGCCCGCTTACTTGTTGGATCATCTGTGGACTGCGCGGGCCTGGAACGCGGCTGCATCCCAGTTGTTCATCGGCTGGCTCGACGATGGGCGGGACAGAAATCTGTTGCGCTTTGTGTTTCTTTCACCTGAGGCCCAGACACTGATAGCCGATTGGGCGGAGCGGGCACAACGTCTGGTGGCCGAGTTCCGATCCGATTTCAGCCGGCGCCCGCGGGACGCTGCGATGCAGGCGCTGATTGATGAACTGTCCTCCAATAGCCCGCTGTTCACCAGGATGTGGCGTGAGCAGGCGGTGCTGCACCGGGAAGGGGGAGAGCGTGGATTCATGGCCGCTGACGGTAGGCGCATCCTGTATCAACAGACTACGCTATTGGTGGCGTCTCAGACCGAATGCAAGCTGGTGTGTCTGGTGCCCGTGGCGCCAACGTAA